A genomic window from Exiguobacterium acetylicum DSM 20416 includes:
- a CDS encoding HAD family hydrolase has translation MKKRGLIFDMDGVILDSEIRYFEVHQQMFKTLSIPLDPVQYATFMGKTGDEMWEELVAQHDLPETASALLEEEHRLFQIHAKPEECGLKEGVKQVIEQAASLGYDIGIASSSSLQKIERVIRHYELPITHYVSGEEVVRSKPDPAIFRLAASRIGHAPEDCLVIEDAANGMIGAKAAGMEVIALLDDRMPTQRLEQADHVARSHAEIEEILRKR, from the coding sequence TTGAAAAAACGAGGTCTTATTTTTGATATGGATGGGGTCATCTTAGATAGTGAAATTCGCTACTTTGAGGTCCATCAGCAGATGTTTAAAACGTTATCGATTCCGCTCGATCCGGTTCAGTATGCGACGTTCATGGGAAAAACAGGAGATGAGATGTGGGAAGAACTTGTCGCGCAACACGACCTTCCAGAAACAGCGAGTGCGTTACTTGAGGAAGAACATCGCTTGTTTCAAATTCATGCAAAACCAGAAGAATGTGGTTTAAAAGAGGGAGTCAAACAAGTCATCGAACAAGCGGCGTCTCTTGGTTATGATATCGGGATCGCCTCTTCAAGTTCGCTTCAAAAAATCGAACGCGTCATCCGTCATTATGAGCTTCCAATTACGCATTACGTTAGTGGGGAAGAAGTCGTACGTTCGAAGCCTGATCCTGCGATTTTTCGACTTGCGGCATCACGAATCGGACACGCACCTGAAGATTGTCTCGTCATCGAAGACGCTGCGAACGGGATGATCGGCGCAAAAGCAGCAGGCATGGAAGTGATTGCGCTTCTCGATGACCGGATGCCGACGCAACGTCTAGAACAAGCGGATCATGTGGCGCGATCGCATGCAGAAATCGAGGAAATTTTACGGAAGCGTTGA
- a CDS encoding pseudouridine synthase yields the protein MRLDKLISNMGAGSRKEVKLLLKAGAIQVDGEIVRDPKQHVDVETQQVLMYGEPVTYQKYIYLMMNKPPGVISATEDKRDETVIDLLFEDVTYFKPFPVGRLDKDTEGLLLLTNDGAFNHALMSPKKHVEKTYYAEVTGVLTQEDVEAIAAGVTLEDGYQAKPGKLVILSTTETDSTLELTITEGKFHQVKRMMLALGKEVTFLKRRSIGRLELDPTLVLGDYRELTPDELSLFDWQPE from the coding sequence ATGCGTCTAGATAAATTAATATCCAACATGGGGGCAGGCTCCCGAAAAGAAGTAAAACTTTTGCTCAAGGCAGGGGCAATTCAAGTCGATGGTGAGATCGTGCGCGATCCGAAACAACATGTCGATGTCGAGACGCAACAGGTTCTGATGTACGGCGAACCGGTCACGTATCAAAAATACATTTACTTGATGATGAATAAACCACCGGGTGTCATTAGTGCGACAGAGGATAAACGAGATGAGACCGTCATCGATCTGTTGTTTGAAGACGTGACGTATTTCAAACCGTTTCCGGTCGGACGACTTGATAAGGATACTGAAGGCTTATTGTTACTGACAAACGATGGAGCGTTCAATCATGCTTTGATGTCTCCGAAGAAACACGTCGAAAAAACGTATTACGCGGAAGTGACAGGTGTATTGACGCAAGAGGACGTCGAGGCAATTGCGGCAGGCGTCACCTTAGAAGACGGTTATCAGGCAAAGCCAGGAAAACTTGTGATCTTATCGACGACAGAAACAGATTCAACGCTTGAATTGACGATCACGGAAGGGAAGTTTCATCAAGTCAAACGGATGATGCTTGCCCTCGGTAAAGAGGTCACATTCTTGAAACGGCGTTCGATTGGTCGCTTGGAGCTTGATCCGACACTTGTACTCGGGGATTATCGTGAACTGACGCCGGATGAATTATCCTTGTTTGATTGGCAACCTGAATAA
- a CDS encoding MFS transporter, with protein MKNRQTYHFQALYFFIFFGQGALIPYLALYFSNDAFGLSASEIGTIVAIGPILSIFLQPVWGIAADRLGKPKRLLLVAMLAAGIFTLSYLLTSAYLLLLLISCVWALFQCAHIPLVDTLAIEYTRKRKVDYGALRLFGSAGFALAVFVLGQITEGGGLNLIFYATGAAWVLGFLVLIGIEEAGSVHVSHQQPVPLKQLFSNRRFLLFLAGGSLIFGPIFANNYYFGTYVTIRGETTALVGTLFFVAVLCEIPFMRIASRLLLRFGAIPVLVFVSLLSASRTAMIALELPIVMLWVLSAMQGMIVGLLIPVALDYVRSLVPETMVATAVSTYMAMTTGLATALFNLMSGFVLEESTIYTVFWVYTSSSILGAILYGISGRMKE; from the coding sequence GTGAAAAATCGTCAAACCTATCATTTCCAAGCCTTATATTTCTTTATTTTCTTTGGACAAGGAGCGCTCATTCCGTATCTCGCGCTTTATTTCTCAAACGACGCGTTCGGACTGTCGGCTTCAGAGATTGGAACGATCGTTGCGATTGGACCGATTCTCTCCATTTTCCTACAACCTGTCTGGGGAATCGCGGCGGATCGCCTCGGGAAGCCGAAACGACTCTTACTCGTCGCGATGCTTGCTGCCGGTATTTTTACACTCAGTTACTTACTGACTTCTGCTTATCTACTTTTATTGTTGATTTCTTGCGTCTGGGCGTTGTTCCAGTGCGCGCATATTCCGCTCGTGGATACATTAGCGATCGAGTACACGCGAAAGCGTAAGGTGGATTATGGTGCTTTACGTCTTTTTGGCTCAGCAGGGTTCGCTTTAGCTGTTTTCGTTCTTGGGCAAATCACTGAGGGTGGCGGACTAAATCTGATTTTTTATGCAACTGGCGCAGCGTGGGTTCTTGGATTCCTTGTGCTAATCGGTATTGAAGAGGCAGGCAGCGTCCATGTTTCACATCAGCAACCAGTACCGCTAAAACAGCTCTTCTCGAATCGACGCTTCTTGTTGTTCCTAGCAGGGGGGAGTTTAATCTTCGGACCAATCTTCGCCAACAATTATTACTTTGGCACCTACGTCACGATTCGTGGCGAGACGACGGCACTCGTCGGAACACTATTCTTTGTCGCCGTTCTGTGCGAAATTCCGTTCATGCGCATCGCCTCGCGTCTGTTATTACGATTCGGAGCGATTCCGGTTCTTGTATTCGTCTCCTTGTTGTCGGCTTCGCGGACGGCGATGATTGCTTTAGAACTTCCGATCGTCATGCTATGGGTATTATCTGCGATGCAAGGAATGATCGTTGGTCTGTTGATCCCTGTCGCCTTAGATTATGTCCGATCGCTCGTTCCAGAGACGATGGTCGCAACAGCCGTCAGTACATATATGGCAATGACGACGGGACTCGCGACAGCGTTGTTTAATCTGATGAGTGGTTTTGTACTCGAGGAGAGTACAATCTATACCGTCTTTTGGGTATATACAAGTAGTAGTATCCTAGGCGCGATTCTGTATGGTATTAGTGGTCGTATGAAGGAGTGA
- a CDS encoding polysaccharide biosynthesis protein, translating into MSTVSNKQSTSSGNSGFVRGTMLLSGASLISRALGLIYLFPFQFMVGATGIMFYTYAYNYYAIMIGLATAGIPVAVSKFVAKYNALGEYDTSERLYRSGLKIMSLTGIVSFLALFFLAPYLAHRAIPGGDVDSAAYVDAVTMTIRGVSFALLLIPPMSMTRGYFQGYQSMGPTAISQILEQIVRIIFLLAGVSIAIYLFDSGAAFAATIATFSAFIGAIGSVAVLIYYFRKRASGLQELRATQTVRSPDRPLTDLYKELLTYAIPIVMVGLSTPLYQVIDQNTMNAALQSIGYTLEAAGNATAYLIADSHKIVLIPVSVATGLSLSATPLLTASFTQGDMRKVRAQISQIYQLVFFVTIPAVVGMILLSEETFHVLFPKDQAAWVYLLSYAPSALFLALYSVTAAVLQGINRQYFTIIATLAGLLAKYLLNAPLIHLTGDGTGAGYATIIGYLVATGLMFFRITQTVKFPFSTVLRRTSLILIISALMGAGVALVKWGMVSFLPETTWASLLILIIGAAVGIVIFAGLSVWSGLAEVVLGRKISLKRGRGHASR; encoded by the coding sequence ATGTCCACAGTCAGTAATAAGCAGTCTACTTCTTCCGGCAATTCAGGGTTCGTTCGTGGAACGATGCTCCTGTCCGGTGCGTCACTGATTTCCCGCGCACTGGGTTTGATTTATCTCTTTCCGTTTCAGTTCATGGTCGGCGCGACGGGCATCATGTTCTATACCTATGCCTACAATTATTATGCGATCATGATTGGACTCGCGACAGCGGGGATTCCTGTCGCCGTCTCGAAATTCGTCGCGAAATACAATGCACTAGGTGAGTACGATACGAGTGAACGATTATATCGGTCTGGTCTGAAAATCATGTCCTTGACCGGGATTGTTTCCTTCCTTGCTTTATTCTTTCTCGCACCGTATTTAGCACACCGGGCCATTCCGGGTGGTGACGTCGATTCAGCAGCATACGTTGATGCTGTCACGATGACGATTCGGGGCGTAAGTTTCGCTTTACTCTTGATTCCACCGATGAGTATGACCCGAGGCTACTTCCAAGGGTATCAATCGATGGGACCAACAGCGATTTCGCAAATCTTGGAACAAATCGTCCGGATCATCTTCTTGCTTGCAGGAGTCAGCATTGCGATTTATTTATTTGATTCAGGTGCAGCATTTGCCGCAACGATTGCAACGTTCAGCGCCTTCATTGGCGCAATCGGTAGTGTCGCGGTTCTGATCTATTATTTCCGCAAACGTGCCAGCGGCTTGCAGGAACTTCGTGCTACTCAAACCGTCCGTTCGCCGGATCGCCCGTTAACGGATTTGTATAAAGAATTATTGACGTATGCGATTCCAATCGTCATGGTCGGTCTTTCGACACCCCTTTATCAAGTCATCGACCAGAATACGATGAATGCCGCCTTACAAAGTATCGGCTACACGCTCGAAGCGGCTGGAAACGCGACTGCCTATCTGATTGCGGATAGTCATAAGATCGTCTTGATTCCGGTATCGGTCGCAACAGGATTGTCGTTGTCGGCAACTCCACTGTTGACAGCTTCCTTCACGCAAGGTGATATGCGGAAAGTACGGGCTCAAATCTCACAGATTTATCAACTTGTTTTCTTCGTGACGATTCCGGCAGTCGTCGGAATGATTCTTTTAAGCGAAGAAACGTTCCATGTGCTCTTCCCGAAAGACCAAGCAGCATGGGTCTATCTGTTAAGCTATGCACCGAGTGCCTTATTCCTTGCCCTGTATTCTGTTACGGCAGCCGTCCTTCAAGGGATTAACCGTCAGTACTTCACGATCATCGCAACACTTGCTGGACTACTTGCGAAGTATCTCTTGAATGCGCCGTTGATTCATTTGACGGGTGATGGAACGGGTGCTGGTTATGCGACGATCATCGGTTATCTCGTTGCGACGGGATTGATGTTCTTCCGGATCACACAAACAGTGAAGTTCCCATTCAGTACCGTCTTGCGCCGGACATCATTGATTCTAATCATTAGTGCTTTGATGGGGGCGGGTGTCGCGCTTGTGAAGTGGGGAATGGTGTCCTTCTTACCAGAGACGACATGGGCATCTCTGTTGATCCTGATCATTGGTGCGGCAGTTGGAATCGTGATTTTCGCTGGACTCTCGGTTTGGAGTGGTTTAGCAGAAGTCGTATTAGGACGGAAAATTTCATTGAAACGAGGACGAGGTCATGCGTCTAGATAA
- a CDS encoding DeoR family transcriptional regulator, which yields MKDSTDRMLTRIKSIYLYIQENGATTTAELVEEFGITSRTVQRDLNVLEYNNLIVSPRRGTWTSSKKQKQAG from the coding sequence ATGAAAGATTCTACAGACCGTATGTTGACCCGGATTAAATCGATTTATCTCTACATCCAAGAGAACGGAGCTACTACGACAGCAGAGTTGGTTGAAGAGTTTGGCATCACTTCAAGGACCGTCCAGCGGGATTTGAACGTGCTCGAATACAACAATCTCATTGTGAGCCCTCGACGCGGTACATGGACGTCGAGTAAGAAACAAAAGCAAGCGGGTTGA
- the pepV gene encoding dipeptidase PepV — translation MVNWKEEVLARREDLLEDLKELLRIPSVLDESTIEEGAPFGHEVKRALDWMLATGERDGFTSKNVDGYAGHLEYGQGEELLDILCHLDVVPAGGDHWTYGPFNPTLVDGKLYARGAIDDKGPTMAAYYALKIVKELGLPLSKRIRLIAGGDEESEWRCVNHYFKHEEMPTLGFAPDADFPIINAEKGLYDGLLIQGKPAQASDTGYHLVRFEGGERPNMVPGHAQALLRVVEVGTLETDFHSYLEEQGLTGTVKQETEGLVLDVNGVAAHAMEPDNGKNAALHLARFLNTLHLDYNGRRYIQLVTHMFRDSRGVAIGVAASDETGDLTINGGVFRYAEEQGTASINIRYPYTADFTERLQIIKEAAAGYGFELQTRTHMTPHHVDPNHELIKTLSAVYERHTNQSADLIAIGGGTYARSLTAGVAFGPVFPGGPEVAHQVDEYVDFDELLLAVAIYAEAIYELAK, via the coding sequence ATGGTGAATTGGAAAGAGGAAGTACTCGCACGTCGCGAGGACTTATTAGAAGATTTAAAAGAACTATTACGGATTCCGAGTGTACTCGACGAATCGACGATCGAAGAGGGCGCACCGTTTGGTCATGAAGTCAAACGTGCCCTCGATTGGATGCTCGCGACAGGGGAACGCGATGGGTTCACGTCAAAAAATGTCGATGGGTATGCAGGACATTTGGAGTATGGTCAAGGGGAAGAGTTACTCGATATTCTTTGTCACTTAGACGTCGTACCAGCTGGTGGCGATCACTGGACATACGGTCCATTCAACCCGACGCTTGTAGATGGAAAACTGTATGCGCGTGGAGCAATCGATGATAAAGGACCGACGATGGCAGCGTATTATGCCCTGAAAATCGTCAAAGAGCTTGGCTTACCACTCTCGAAGCGCATCCGTCTGATTGCAGGAGGGGATGAGGAGAGTGAATGGCGTTGTGTCAATCATTACTTCAAACATGAAGAGATGCCAACACTCGGTTTTGCACCAGATGCCGACTTCCCGATCATCAATGCGGAAAAAGGACTCTATGATGGGTTATTGATTCAAGGGAAACCAGCGCAAGCCTCGGATACAGGCTACCATCTCGTTCGTTTTGAAGGTGGCGAACGTCCAAACATGGTTCCAGGTCATGCCCAAGCGCTTCTTCGTGTCGTCGAAGTAGGAACGCTTGAAACGGATTTCCATTCTTATCTTGAAGAACAAGGTTTGACGGGAACAGTCAAGCAAGAAACAGAAGGTCTCGTACTTGATGTCAACGGTGTCGCAGCCCATGCGATGGAGCCGGACAACGGTAAAAATGCTGCCTTACATTTGGCGCGTTTCCTCAATACGCTTCACTTGGATTATAACGGTCGTCGTTACATTCAACTCGTGACGCATATGTTCCGGGATTCTCGCGGTGTAGCAATTGGTGTCGCTGCTTCGGATGAAACAGGTGACTTGACGATCAACGGTGGCGTTTTCCGCTATGCTGAAGAACAAGGAACGGCGTCGATTAACATCCGTTACCCGTATACGGCAGACTTCACGGAACGTCTGCAAATCATTAAGGAAGCCGCGGCAGGATATGGTTTTGAATTGCAGACGCGGACGCATATGACACCGCACCATGTCGATCCAAACCATGAATTGATCAAGACGCTAAGTGCCGTTTATGAGCGTCACACGAACCAATCAGCTGATCTGATAGCGATTGGTGGCGGCACATATGCGCGTTCGTTGACGGCGGGAGTTGCTTTTGGTCCAGTCTTCCCGGGTGGTCCTGAAGTTGCCCACCAAGTCGATGAATATGTTGATTTTGATGAACTATTGCTTGCTGTCGCAATCTATGCAGAAGCGATTTATGAGCTCGCAAAATAA
- the leuS gene encoding leucine--tRNA ligase — MPYNHREIEPKWQARWDQDNAFVTTEDPEKEGFYALDMFPYPSGAGLHVGHPEGYTATDILARMKRMQGYNVLHPMGWDAFGLPAEQYALDTGNDPREFTAKNIETFKRQLKELGFSYDWDREINTTDPKYYKWTQWIFTKLYEKGLAFVDEVAVNWCPALGTVLANEEVIDGLSERGNHPVVRVPMRQWVLKITEYADRLLEDLDDLDWPDSVKEMQRNWIGKSEGAEIDFTIDGHKKQVTVFTTRPDTIFGATYLVLAPEHPFVADITTADHKEAVDTYISQVQTKSDLERTDLAKEKTGVFTGAFAVNPISGDRLPIWIADYVLASYGTGAIMAVPGHDERDHEFAKQFDLPIVEVVAGGNVDEAAYTGEGEHVNSHMLDGLGKQEAIETMIAELETNQVGRKKITYRLRDWLFSRQRYWGEPIPVVHMEDGSMKTLSQEELPLELPIIPEIKPSGTGESPLALAEDWLDYTDPETGMKGRRETNTMPQWGGSCWYYLRFIDPHNEEAIADPEKLKYWLPVDIYIGGAEHAVLHLLYARFWHKVLYDAGVVPTKEPFQKLYNQGMILGENNEKMSKSRGNVINPDEIVKSHGADTLRLYEMFMGPLDASVAWSENGLDGARRFLDRVWRLFERTADIQDVTEVDADFERTYHQTVKKVTEDFANIQFNTGISQLMVFVNEANKQPVLPRHFLRGFIQLLTPVAPHLGEELWEQLGFEETLTYAAWPTFDESKLVSDTMEFVIQVNGKVRSKIEINIDATKEEIEALAFADEKTQEWIGDKTVRKVIVVPKKLINIVAN, encoded by the coding sequence ATGCCGTACAATCATCGCGAAATTGAACCAAAATGGCAGGCGCGTTGGGATCAAGACAACGCCTTCGTCACGACAGAAGATCCAGAAAAAGAAGGGTTTTATGCCCTTGATATGTTCCCGTATCCGTCAGGTGCCGGACTCCACGTCGGTCACCCGGAAGGCTACACAGCAACGGATATCCTCGCACGGATGAAACGGATGCAAGGATATAACGTCCTTCACCCGATGGGATGGGATGCGTTCGGGTTACCAGCAGAACAATATGCCCTCGATACAGGGAATGACCCACGTGAATTCACAGCAAAAAACATCGAGACGTTCAAGCGTCAGCTGAAAGAACTTGGATTCTCCTATGACTGGGATCGTGAAATCAATACGACGGATCCGAAGTACTACAAATGGACACAGTGGATCTTTACGAAGTTGTATGAAAAAGGACTTGCGTTCGTGGACGAAGTCGCGGTCAACTGGTGCCCAGCGCTTGGAACCGTTCTTGCGAATGAAGAAGTCATCGACGGATTATCTGAACGCGGAAATCATCCGGTCGTGCGTGTCCCGATGCGTCAATGGGTCTTAAAGATCACGGAATATGCAGATCGTCTTCTTGAAGATCTCGATGACCTTGATTGGCCGGATTCTGTCAAAGAAATGCAACGGAACTGGATCGGAAAATCAGAAGGTGCTGAAATCGACTTCACGATTGATGGACACAAAAAACAAGTCACGGTCTTTACGACACGTCCGGACACAATCTTTGGTGCGACGTACCTCGTGCTTGCGCCGGAGCATCCATTCGTAGCTGACATCACGACAGCGGATCACAAGGAAGCCGTCGATACGTACATTTCGCAAGTCCAAACAAAGTCGGATCTCGAGCGGACGGATTTAGCGAAGGAAAAAACAGGCGTCTTCACGGGTGCTTTTGCCGTCAATCCAATCTCAGGTGATCGCCTTCCAATCTGGATCGCTGATTATGTCCTTGCTTCGTATGGAACGGGTGCAATCATGGCTGTTCCAGGACACGATGAGCGTGACCATGAATTCGCGAAACAATTTGACTTGCCAATCGTTGAAGTCGTCGCGGGTGGAAACGTTGATGAAGCAGCCTATACAGGAGAGGGCGAACACGTCAACTCACATATGCTTGATGGTCTTGGAAAACAAGAAGCAATCGAGACGATGATTGCTGAACTCGAAACGAATCAAGTCGGACGTAAGAAAATCACGTATCGTCTCCGGGACTGGTTGTTCAGTCGTCAACGGTATTGGGGTGAACCGATTCCAGTTGTTCACATGGAAGACGGTTCGATGAAGACGCTCAGCCAAGAGGAATTACCGCTTGAACTTCCGATCATTCCGGAAATCAAACCGTCTGGTACAGGCGAATCACCACTTGCGCTTGCGGAAGACTGGTTGGATTATACGGATCCTGAAACAGGAATGAAAGGGCGTCGCGAGACGAATACGATGCCACAATGGGGCGGAAGTTGCTGGTATTATCTTCGTTTCATCGATCCACATAATGAAGAGGCGATCGCGGATCCAGAAAAATTAAAATACTGGCTTCCAGTTGATATTTATATCGGTGGAGCGGAACATGCTGTTCTTCACTTGTTGTATGCGCGCTTCTGGCATAAAGTCTTGTATGATGCAGGCGTCGTACCAACAAAAGAACCATTCCAGAAGTTATACAACCAAGGGATGATTCTTGGAGAGAACAACGAGAAGATGTCGAAATCACGCGGTAACGTCATCAATCCGGATGAAATCGTCAAATCGCATGGTGCGGATACGTTACGCTTGTATGAAATGTTCATGGGACCACTCGATGCATCAGTTGCCTGGTCTGAAAACGGTCTTGACGGTGCGCGTCGTTTCCTCGACCGCGTCTGGCGCTTGTTCGAACGGACAGCAGACATTCAGGACGTCACAGAAGTCGATGCTGACTTCGAACGGACGTACCACCAGACGGTCAAGAAGGTCACAGAAGACTTCGCGAACATCCAGTTCAACACCGGAATTTCGCAACTCATGGTCTTCGTCAACGAAGCAAATAAGCAACCAGTTCTTCCACGTCACTTCCTTCGTGGATTCATTCAATTGTTAACACCAGTCGCACCGCACCTTGGTGAGGAACTCTGGGAACAACTTGGATTTGAAGAGACATTGACGTATGCGGCATGGCCAACATTCGATGAATCGAAACTGGTCAGCGATACGATGGAATTCGTCATTCAAGTGAACGGAAAAGTTCGCTCGAAAATCGAAATCAACATCGATGCGACAAAAGAAGAAATCGAAGCACTTGCCTTCGCTGATGAAAAGACACAAGAATGGATCGGCGACAAAACAGTTCGTAAAGTCATCGTCGTACCGAAAAAATTAATCAATATCGTGGCAAACTAA
- a CDS encoding SDR family oxidoreductase: protein MNILIIGANGTTGRKMVELIAKQGDHQAIAVVREENQINDLIALGASEVRLGDLTKDVSGVVSNADVVIFAAGAGGASDELTRAVDQEGAIKVIDAAKANGINRFLMLSSVGTEEPKGELKVYLESKAAADAHLKESGLDYTIVRPGPLSYDDPVGTVETKEHFDSYEDRKVPRDDVAALFVHLIDHPTQSRVFEVLSGPYPIAEALRNQ, encoded by the coding sequence ATGAATATTTTAATCATTGGAGCAAACGGAACGACGGGACGCAAAATGGTCGAATTGATCGCTAAACAAGGAGATCACCAAGCGATCGCTGTCGTACGGGAAGAAAATCAAATCAATGATTTGATTGCACTCGGTGCATCTGAAGTCAGACTTGGGGATTTGACGAAGGATGTCAGTGGCGTCGTCAGTAACGCGGACGTCGTTATCTTTGCAGCGGGTGCTGGTGGCGCATCGGACGAATTGACACGTGCCGTCGATCAGGAAGGCGCGATTAAAGTCATCGATGCAGCAAAAGCCAACGGGATCAATCGTTTCCTAATGCTCAGTTCAGTCGGTACGGAAGAACCGAAAGGCGAACTAAAAGTATATCTCGAATCGAAAGCAGCAGCAGACGCTCACCTAAAAGAAAGCGGACTTGATTATACGATCGTCCGTCCTGGCCCACTCAGCTACGATGACCCGGTAGGTACTGTTGAAACGAAAGAGCATTTTGATTCATACGAAGATCGTAAGGTGCCTCGTGACGATGTGGCAGCGCTGTTCGTTCACTTGATTGATCATCCGACACAATCTCGTGTGTTCGAAGTACTCAGCGGTCCTTATCCGATCGCAGAAGCACTACGTAACCAATAA
- a CDS encoding NAD(P)/FAD-dependent oxidoreductase, with the protein MYDVIVIGGGPSGLMATLASLQAGARTLLLDKGNKLGRKLAISGGGRCNVTNRKPLDELVQSIPGNGRFLYSAFSQFNNESIIELFEGFGVALKEEDNGRMFPVSDKAADVVRVLIDQIRAHGAEIQTDAQVATLDFHPDGSFAAVLLENGMRLEAKSCIVAVGGQSVPHTGSTGDGYPWAEKAGHTITELFPTEVPILLGDTFIHEKTLQGLSLRDVALTVHGKKDKAIKTHTGDLLFTHFGLSGPIALRCSQYTIKERKRSKEMIVHLSIDLFPDESLGALTERFQAALAANPKKTVRNALRGFVPERLLELLFAQIGFGDEVCTQVKKQDWTDFLQKLKRFPLKATGTLDFDKAFVTGGGVSIKEIDPKTMMSKKADRLFFAGEILDIHGYTGGYNITAAFVTGHCAGSHAAEMARDSVF; encoded by the coding sequence ATGTACGATGTAATCGTAATCGGAGGCGGACCGAGCGGCTTAATGGCGACGCTCGCCTCTTTACAGGCTGGAGCTCGGACGCTCCTGCTTGATAAAGGAAATAAATTAGGTCGGAAGCTTGCAATCTCAGGCGGCGGACGTTGTAACGTCACGAACCGAAAACCACTCGATGAGCTCGTCCAGTCGATTCCGGGAAACGGACGTTTTCTTTACAGCGCCTTCTCTCAATTCAACAATGAATCGATCATCGAACTCTTCGAAGGGTTTGGTGTCGCACTCAAAGAAGAAGACAACGGGCGGATGTTCCCTGTTTCGGATAAAGCCGCAGATGTCGTTCGTGTATTGATTGATCAAATTCGCGCGCATGGCGCTGAGATTCAAACAGACGCGCAAGTCGCTACGCTCGACTTCCATCCGGACGGGTCTTTTGCCGCTGTCCTCTTAGAGAACGGCATGCGCCTCGAAGCAAAGAGTTGTATCGTCGCGGTTGGCGGACAATCCGTTCCGCATACCGGTTCGACAGGCGACGGCTATCCGTGGGCTGAAAAAGCGGGTCATACGATCACGGAGCTCTTCCCGACCGAAGTCCCGATCTTATTAGGGGATACGTTCATTCACGAAAAAACATTACAAGGGCTGTCGTTGCGTGACGTCGCCTTAACGGTCCACGGTAAAAAGGACAAAGCAATCAAAACACATACGGGTGATCTACTCTTCACACACTTCGGTTTAAGCGGTCCGATTGCTTTACGCTGTAGCCAGTACACGATCAAGGAGCGCAAACGTTCGAAGGAGATGATCGTCCATCTATCAATCGATCTCTTCCCGGACGAATCACTCGGTGCGTTAACGGAACGCTTCCAAGCCGCACTTGCAGCCAATCCCAAGAAAACGGTGCGCAATGCCCTCCGCGGCTTCGTGCCGGAACGTCTGCTTGAACTTCTCTTTGCTCAAATCGGATTTGGCGATGAAGTCTGTACACAAGTCAAGAAACAGGACTGGACGGACTTCTTGCAAAAATTAAAACGATTCCCATTGAAAGCAACAGGAACGCTCGACTTTGATAAAGCTTTCGTCACGGGTGGTGGCGTCTCGATCAAAGAGATTGATCCAAAGACGATGATGTCGAAAAAAGCTGACCGGTTATTCTTTGCCGGAGAGATTCTTGATATCCATGGCTATACAGGTGGTTACAACATCACCGCTGCATTCGTGACGGGTCATTGCGCCGGTAGTCACGCTGCAGAGATGGCACGTGACTCTGTCTTTTAA
- the thpR gene encoding RNA 2',3'-cyclic phosphodiesterase, with protein sequence MRQEQHFFIALPIPSKDLANLAERLSLPEYFRNVYTLEEYHLTLRFFGPLEEKEQQSWKQQLQQIARTMEPFVLRFDRLITFGRGERPRVVGFGTESKELFQLVEQIDPNSTRPFVPHVTIAKKWRTEAAEWKTSPIRSVEWTVRELVLFEVRPEVSPRYEPVYRIHLGEEE encoded by the coding sequence ATGAGACAAGAACAACACTTTTTCATTGCTTTGCCGATCCCTTCTAAAGATTTGGCAAATCTTGCTGAACGGTTATCGCTACCAGAGTACTTTCGTAATGTCTATACGTTAGAAGAGTACCATCTAACACTTCGTTTTTTCGGTCCATTAGAGGAAAAAGAACAGCAGTCGTGGAAACAGCAGTTACAGCAGATCGCACGTACGATGGAACCCTTCGTGCTGCGATTCGATCGTTTGATTACGTTTGGTCGGGGTGAACGACCACGCGTCGTAGGATTTGGAACAGAATCGAAGGAATTGTTTCAACTAGTGGAACAGATTGATCCGAATTCGACCAGACCATTCGTTCCGCATGTCACGATCGCGAAAAAATGGCGCACAGAGGCAGCCGAATGGAAGACGAGTCCGATCCGATCAGTAGAGTGGACTGTTCGTGAACTCGTTCTATTTGAAGTACGACCAGAGGTTTCACCGCGATATGAGCCGGTTTACCGGATTCATCTAGGTGAAGAGGAATGA